ACACAAAAAGAATCTCAATTCTTGAAACTGTTGCAAAGCTCAGGTCTTGTGTCGTGATGTTGGATTTTGAGTGTGATGCATTGATCGTGGAGATGTTCCAGCATTTTCTAAAGGCGATTAGGGACTATCATCCACAGAATGTTTTTTCATCCATGGAGACAATAATGACTCTTGTTTTAGAAGAAAGTGAAGTAATTCCAACTGAGCTTCTCAGCCCTATACTAGATTCTGTGAAAATTGGCAACAAAGATGTTTTGCCCATTGCTCGGAAATTGGGAGAGAGAGTTCTTGAAATATGTGCTGCCAAGCTTAAGCCTTACTTGGTACAAGCTGTAAAGGACCTGGGTGTTTCATTAGATGACTACAGTAAAATTGTATCTACCATATGCCAAGATGCTGATGATGGTAATGTTGAGCAGAATAAAGTCCAAGCTTCTGATGAGAATATGGTACTTATCTTTGTATTAAGAACTGTGATTTCATTGCTTATTCTGTGAAAAAATATATCTTGTGGTTTGTATGAATTTATCTTATTCTTCTATGGAAATTGTTTAGAATTCTTTGTGTTTGATTTTTCCTTCTTTTGTTCAGCAAAGGGTTTTATTTGATGCATGCAATGTTGTCATGTTATCTCACTTTCTTGCACTAACTGAATCTTCATTAATTTTCCTAACTCCTTAGTTCTGTTATTGTGACTCAATTATACACATGTTTTTGCAGGCTGTTGAGAACAGGTCGAGGAAGCCACCCTTGGATAACGGATCCCAGGCATGCCATCTTtctactttaatttaatttattgagATAATTGTGACATAAGTACTTACAATTTTGAGTTTGTAAGTAGCACGAGTACCTAATATtaataaaactgtaattttcatATAGTTTCGTCAGTAGAGACtattttacatttattaaaaGAAGAGTTGAAAGTAATTTTTACCGATTTCTCTTTGCTGAAGCTTTGAGATTAACTTAAAATAAGTCTTACCCAACTTAGTTTCTTATGCAGGAGGATAAAGCGGGAATCCCAGAAGCAGCGTCATTAGAACAAGCTCAACTTGCTATGGATAGATCTCCTCAGTCTGCAATGAGTAATGGTATCACCAAGACTGCAAGAGATGACTCTTTGGCTGATTTTAGCTCCCTGAAGAAGCAAGAGGATGATCAGAAAACCGAGAGTACCGAGGATTTGGATGCACCAAACAATGTTGATCCTGATACTTTGAACACTGAGAAGGCAGCAGCAGATACAGAATCAAAGCTAGAGCAGAGCAATAAGAATGTTGGGGGAAATACTAGTTTGTCTGCAAACTCTACTCCTTCTGAAA
This region of Cannabis sativa cultivar Pink pepper isolate KNU-18-1 chromosome 7, ASM2916894v1, whole genome shotgun sequence genomic DNA includes:
- the LOC115697912 gene encoding sister chromatid cohesion protein PDS5 homolog C isoform X2, whose product is MHIIGKCSSTIFVISLHNLSPSSNFEDKVEANDGNSSEAPVKLDPHIEKHKAIMVVSKKVLETQLLEYGNKLVEPPLFVDELIPLLDRVEYCLSKVLQSPSESMKNALSPSLKALVDEKLLGHSNVDVKVAVASCISEITRITAPDVPYNDVQMKAVFQLIVSSFENLCDKSSRSYTKRISILETVAKLRSCVVMLDFECDALIVEMFQHFLKAIRDYHPQNVFSSMETIMTLVLEESEVIPTELLSPILDSVKIGNKDVLPIARKLGERVLEICAAKLKPYLVQAVKDLGVSLDDYSKIVSTICQDADDGNVEQNKVQASDENMAVENRSRKPPLDNGSQEDKAGIPEAASLEQAQLAMDRSPQSAMSNGITKTARDDSLADFSSLKKQEDDQKTESTEDLDAPNNVDPDTLNTEKAAADTESKLEQSNKNVGGNTSLSANSTPSESPHILNEKESADNEKKMQMMRRKLRKMKRKVRIMRRKAQKIRRKVQKMRREMQTMESSNMVLIYFISSWVLLLFLCFTNIFHF
- the LOC115697912 gene encoding sister chromatid cohesion protein PDS5 homolog C isoform X1: MHIIGKCSSTIFVISLHNLSPSSNFEDKVEANDGNSSEAPVKLDPHIEKHKAIMVVSKKVLETQLLEYGNKLVEPPLFVDELIPLLDRVEYCLSKVLQSPSESMKNALSPSLKALVDEKLLGHSNVDVKVAVASCISEITRITAPDVPYNDVQMKAVFQLIVSSFENLCDKSSRSYTKRISILETVAKLRSCVVMLDFECDALIVEMFQHFLKAIRDYHPQNVFSSMETIMTLVLEESEVIPTELLSPILDSVKIGNKDVLPIARKLGERVLEICAAKLKPYLVQAVKDLGVSLDDYSKIVSTICQDADDGNVEQNKVQASDENMAVENRSRKPPLDNGSQFLMQEDKAGIPEAASLEQAQLAMDRSPQSAMSNGITKTARDDSLADFSSLKKQEDDQKTESTEDLDAPNNVDPDTLNTEKAAADTESKLEQSNKNVGGNTSLSANSTPSESPHILNEKESADNEKKMQMMRRKLRKMKRKVRIMRRKAQKIRRKVQKMRREMQTMESSNMVLIYFISSWVLLLFLCFTNIFHF